GCTGCCAAATCCTCATCCATCCACTCATCCCTGACCTTTCCAAAGAGATTAATTAGAGCATCCTTATTCTCACCCCATGCTTCCATAATGACAGGTTTTATCTTCGACCAGTTTTCCAATATCCCCTCCACCGTTAATCCCTCTGCAACCTTGCAGATTGAACACAATCATCATGTTTAGAACAATTATCAGCACAGCAATGGAATAGAAGATTAAGCAGAATAATCTTGATTTGGGATATCCTTCTCAAGaacaaagataaaaatattgaaatggtCTTAGTTCCTCCATATACAGCAGGTAAGTTAAAGCAAGAGCTGTTGTGCTATATACCCACCGAAGACTTTCTAATGGATGGTATTCTCATCTCCAGAAGCAACCTCACAAGTAAAAGATTTTCATATCCAGTTTCCACCACAGGCCGCACCTGTCACAAAATAAGCCAACCAATATCTCTTCATCATAATCAGTCATCAGATTATCCCAAAATTTGAATAGATTTAGGCATTCAGATTGCCCTTcctctttcaaaaaaaaaaaaaaaaggagaggagAACGGTTCCTGGACAGAGACCTCTAGTTAAATAGCTGAGGACTTCGACTTATATGATCAACTACAATTTGGGAATATGAATCGCTATAAATTTCCCTTCTTTTTGTAGtatgtttgaaaaaaaaaattcatccgGATTAAATCAAACAAGTTAGGTGAGGGCTTACAATGAACATCTGATCAACAATCCACTCTTCCAATGTGGAATCCACAGCGTCGAACAAATCCGGCCATCTCACCTTGGCAGCCTATTATATTATGcaaaaaagtaaagaaaaataGCGACCCCATTTAATATGGAgaataaacaaatttaaaatctagttttcattttctaaagTTTCGTGCTCCATTTTCTCAGCAGCCAAACTAGAGTGGAGAAGAGACCTTGACAGCAGAAAGAGAGCTTTCACCGCAGCTGTCACAGAGAACTCCATCGAAGTCCAAGGCGTACAGGTCTCCCATTTTTCTTCTTGCTTTCTCCGTCTCTCTTTTGCAGCTCTAAAGATAACATGCGCTCATTGATTCCTCGCTGCCCGCCTTATCAAATGTGCGTTATTGACCCTCGCTTCGCAATTATCGTCTGGCTGGCCAACGAAACGACATATCGTCTAAcaaatttttatcatttattttaaataaaatacatttaattcttaaattatatcattaaaaCCAAACACTTAAAAATCTCCATTTTCATTCCATTCAAATATATAATCACTCCATTAATGTTTTCattagtttattaatttaaaaataaataattagtcaatcctctaaaatttttttttctataataccATTATTACACCCTATAAtacatttaaaaattcaaatccttATCTTTCTTtctaaatttattgtaatttttaattttatttattttaaattttaaataattttaaataattaagtaattttaattctatatgttaaaatactttaatacttgaaaataaaatttcctcatataaaattaaactactcatttaacaattaatttctgtattttttaaacattaaaaaatacgtccttatttaaaatagtttgaaattttttattttattgccatttctcaattttatagatataaaattcaattaattataagcatttaaattatttatattttatatattaaaatacataagtccatacaaataaaatatgcagttttttttaaattttctgtcatttttaatttctattatcTTTCACAGCTAcaacaataattaaaatattaatattttcatttatttcaaatttttttatgtaacaaaaatatttttattttcaccacaaataataaaaatatataaattaaaaattaagtttttaaatttccTATCACACATCCAACCCTCCCAAacttttctaaaataattttagaattttttaaaactctTTTCACATCATAAAATATCCTGTAACTATTTGAAATAGAGATTTTTTTATCTGCAACTATTTTTCAGAGAAGAGAATGAGAcaggaaaatgaaaaattgtgttttcaaatgtaaaaattttcttaaaatatgtTATAGAGtatagtaaaaatattataagaagaaaaatattttttattagatttgACTAGTCATTtacttttaaactaaaaaagaaattaatggaGGAacgatttatttaaataaaatggaaatataaaaatttaagtatttggtcttaaaaatataagaattaatccgttaattatagtataatttaaaaatttgagtgtaatttattatttttttaatttttttttaattacaattatGTGGTAAAGCAATATTAATAAATGACATCCCATTAAAacatatactttttaaaatacacaaaaatgTATTATCTGCTTGcaattaaattactatttaaatatCTAATTTCATTTACCCTTGCAAAATTTATTGCATTGAAAATCAAATGAGCCAACTGTACAAATAAGAGACTAAAAACCCAACAACTCATTAATAGAAACCCTAAATCACAGCCCAACAAACTCATAGCCCAATCCTGAAAGAGACAGTGCTACCTATAAATTATAATCCAACTCCTCAACTTTCATTTCCTTTGCTGCTTACACCCCTTCCATGGTCATCACAATccgaaaagaagaaaaaaagagccGTTTAATATTCAAAAACAATCCACAAGCAAATGCATAAACAAGTTCAAAATCAAACCTAAatggcaaataaaatataagCAGAAGACTAGAGGACGAAGTCTACTCTCCATTGGacgacaagaaaaaaaaaaaaacctttattATTTTAACAGAAAATTTATGCTTGaaatttcttatgaagaaatgttttattgaaacaaacctttattattttttaattatttcttagaaaatatgtttataatggaaggcttttttttatataattttagatttttaacaattttaactaataaaaatttataaaaaataacaaagttcaaagtgttaataaaattaaatcttaaaaacAACTCAGTTATTTGGCAAATAAAAATCGAGGTAttactaatatttaattttaaaaattaagtaataattatatattttaaacaacAAAAATTAGGTATCTATACTTAATATagcttatttaaataaataaaaaacaatgctaaattatttttatttttataatagtgATTTTTTAGTAGGATAGTgatcaaatattaattaaaattaaataaataaattaacaagttttaattcattaacactttaagattaaaaaaaaaaaaaagttttcaaCAACCCGAAAATCTGTCCACTAAGcatatttagtttaaaaataattaacttctaaaatagaaaaatcacaaaactatatttagtttttttctttttttttcgtaGTTCTTTTGGAGAACCGGTACCCGCCATTTCTTCTACTCGGACGGATGTTTAAGTAACCAGATAAATGAGATATTATTCCACAAAACGACGCGCTTTAACCACCATAGCCGGTCAAAACTCCTTTCCAGGTCGACAAAACAACCGGTCCCACAGGTTACCCCATCTCCTTACCCGATAGTTCCCGTACTCCAATATAAAAGTATAAAGCTTCCTTCTGTGCAGTCCTCCAGACTATCCTCAATAGCATCGAAAACGTCATCGTCTTGATCTCCGTTACCGCGCTCTTCTCTGTAGATTTACCTTTCGATTGCAATTCTGTAAGttcttattgatttttttttttgtttttctttttcggaATGATCTCATACGTTGGGTAGTTTTCTTATCCTGGTTTGATGGATGACTATTGTTTTTGTTTGATGTGtgaactttttttatttttattttttatgttgtaGTTAAGAGTTTGTTTAGATCTTCTAGGAGTTTTATGCTGACTGATTGATATCGTCTGCATGAATGTTTCATATCGCTGATTGAATTAGGGTTTTTTTCTTTAAAGGATGAATGGTTGTTCTTATTTTTGTTGCTATTGAGTTTCTCGTGACTGCTAGAAATCAAAGATATAGATTTCAATTGCCGTTGAAATAAGCCAATAGTGGGTTTTGATTGATATATGATTTTTTCGGATGGTACTGAAAGAAGATcttcatttttaataatttgagcgTGGTCATCTATGAATAACCAAAATTACGCGTTGAAAGAAGCCAATAATATATGTGTTTATAAGAAGATAACCAAGTTTTTTAAACAATTGCCTTTTTTGATGACCTATTGCATTCTTGTTGCGGAAACTGAATGGGAAAATATTATAGAAAATGATAAATGAAGGAACTTGGGTAACTTTGGGTCTCTCATTTTATGTGTCTGCTTATGCGCTTGGTATTTTGCATTATGTTTGGAAGCAAACGAAAGCTTGATCTATTTCATTTCTAAAATTTCACAAGTGTTTATTTTCATGGGTGCAAATTGGAAACAATGGTAGATTTATGTCTTTAAttgaaacatcataaaacatgaacataatgTTAAATTCATATGCCTATAATTTCATGTCTGAACTTATTTCCCTGGTTGATGAAAATGTTATGTTATGGTGGAAGAGAATCATCTTTTAATTTTCTTGATCTGTACAATGATCAAAGAATTTCGTTATTTACTTGATATTTTGTGTATGGATGCAAATTCAGAAAGATTTAGGACTTGGAGGATGGCAGCTAATGAGGAAGGAGAGAAGAATTCCTCTCGTGGAAATGAGTGGGAAGTTGTATCACTTACAGCATCAACATATGCTGCTTCTCCCGGTCCAAAAGAAGTTGTATTGAAGGATGAAAACAACGACAACAGACACGGAGAGGATGAAGCAGAAACTTCTCGTGCTCTGTTCATGTCTGGCCACTTTGTCTTTCCACCGAACCAGCATGAGAATTTGCCATTGGAGCCTGATAATAGTGAGATTCTCAATGAGCTAGTTGAGGAGAATGTTGTCTCTGAACATGGTGTGGAAGAAGGGGATAAATCTGGCGGGAAGgatgaagaaaattttaaacttgAGTTGAATGTATCTGAAGAGTTTCCTGGGATACAGTTTTTTGATGACAAGGAACAGAGTATATACGGTACAGCTACTTTTAGTTCTTACCACAGTGAAAGTGGACTTGAGGGATCGGCTGCATATGGGGAGAATCTGGTTATTCCTGAAGTAAATGAACAGGCTAAGGAGGCATTGGATTTCTCCATGGACTCCCCAAATCCTGCTAAAGATGGTAAATATGATGGGTCTGGCCTTCCATGTGAAGCTTGGTGGAAGAGAAGGGCAGCTTCCTTGTATAGTCATGCAAAAGAGACCAATGCATTTTGGTCCATTTTTGTTGCAGCGGCTGTTATGGGCCTTGTAATTCTTGGGCAGCGCTGGCAACAAGAAAGGTGGCGGGCTTTGCAACTCAAGTGGCAAGCTAGCATTAATGAGGTACTCTTGTCAATTCCCAATATAATAGTTAATTGGGGTAATATGGTTgtcatttcttctttttcatcatATGAAAACTAAAGCTAAGGTTAATCTTATCTTCCGCGTGGTGGGTTTCTGCCTGATTTCAGTGGaaattttgttttcattttataactttttttgaaaaaaaaaaaattgatcgaatagGATAGTACTTTACTGATTCCTTTCAACTTATTGGAAGAGCCTTAAAAGATTTGGAGTCTTTTGTAGACGGCAGTGATAGTAGGAAGTTTCTTAAAACTGCAAGTTTTGCTAGTGTTTGTGTCCTGCATACAATTATAGTGTGACGTTGCTTGTTATTTTTATGATGAGTGTTATGGAGCTACACTCCTTTTGTACCTGAGGTTCCCCTGATGTTGACATAATTTGTAATGCTTTTCCAACAGAAAAGTGGCAGGATGCTGGGACCTATATCACGACTTAAGGATGTGATAGTGGGTGGCGATCGCCGCGGATCCCTTATCGGGGGAAGTCCTTTAAGTGAAAATTAAGATGATGACGAAAATGTTAAAGGAGATCGTTTCAGGGTGGttagattattattttattttgctttgtGGTTGACATATTTTTCTAATGACAGAGCTCAGTAATTATGGTGATTGTGCTTGTGTAAATTAAGGCGGCATATTGGTTTGTAGTGGAAGTGCGGCAATTTAGTTTTTCTTACGATTCTATATCTGAAGTGCAGAATCGcagtaaaaaaaaaaccctGCCCCTATCATATATACCTTAAGATGAGAGCCTAGAAATTTCCGAATTTGTTCAGCAGCTGTCCACTGTTCATACGCTCGGCTAGAAGCGAAAGTTCTACATCTCTCAATAGTATGATTAAACAGATCGTTACGGTTCTAAAATAAAGTGATGGGATAACCCTAGACATTTAGGGTTTGATTCCACAATTGCCGCAACGAACACTCATTATCTGTTCTGCGGCAATTTATCGTCCCCCTCTTTCATCAGGTAACCCTCAGTCTCTTAACCTGAACCCCACATGACATGAAAATAATGCTCAGATAAAGCCCATTGGTATACTTGTATTTTAATTGCTCTCTTTTCAGagcaattttttaaatcatgttaaaataaaaatatatttttaaaatcatgcaggatccgaaaatattttcggatcctgtgtGTCAACTTTGCGAGTTTGGCAGTCATAATGCCGAACTCGCTAGTTCGGCACCTATGGTGCCAAACTATTGCAAGTTCGGCACCAAGAGTAACTTTGGAAATTGAGGCTTGTTCGGCACTATGAGTGCCGAACAAGCCTCGTCCATGCCACGGGAGCAGTGAACTGCTCCCGTGGCCACGCTCGCTTCCTCAGGAATGTGTGACGAAGCGTTGAAAGAAAAGGTTCGGCACTATAAGTGCCGAACCCTTTCACTATAAGTGCCGAACCCTTTCATGCATGCAGGCCACGTGGGAACATGCATGTGGCCTGCatgcaaaattttttattttatttattttacttttaattttaatatttataagtaaaatatatttgaaacatttatatataattgtaaaaatttttattttttaaatataaaaaataaatatttttgatataatcttcaaataattattttttttaaaacatacaagtaatttttcacaaaattatattaagacttttataaatatatttattaatatattttattttttaattaaaatttaaatataaaaattgaattatttattataataaaataattaattaataaaaatattaaagatattttaagcTCTATTTATTTAGgaaaacatattttatattGTTTGACTTTTCAAATTTTCCtaaaaataagttaatataaatttaaattttttatcaaaaatatttattttttacatttaaaaaataaaaatttttacaattatatataaatatttcaaatatatttcacttataaatattaaaattaaaagtaaaataaataaaataaaaaattttgcatGCAGGCCACATGCATGTTCCCGCGTGGCCTGCATGCATGAAAGGGTTCGGCACTTATAGTGAAAGGGTTTGGCACTTATAGTGCCGAACCTTTTCTTTCAACGCTTCGTCACACATTTCTGAGGAAGCGAGCGTGGCCACGGGAGCAGTTTACTGCTCCCGTGGCATGGACGAGGCTTGTTCGGCACTCATAGTGCCGAACAAGCCTCAATTTCCAAAGTTACTCTTGGTGCCGAACTTGCAACAGTTCGGCGCCATAGGTGCCGAACTAGCGAGTTCGGCATTATGACTGCCGAACTCGCAAAGTTGACACACAG
The Manihot esculenta cultivar AM560-2 chromosome 1, M.esculenta_v8, whole genome shotgun sequence genome window above contains:
- the LOC110615383 gene encoding ATG8-interacting protein 1; amino-acid sequence: MAANEEGEKNSSRGNEWEVVSLTASTYAASPGPKEVVLKDENNDNRHGEDEAETSRALFMSGHFVFPPNQHENLPLEPDNSEILNELVEENVVSEHGVEEGDKSGGKDEENFKLELNVSEEFPGIQFFDDKEQSIYGTATFSSYHSESGLEGSAAYGENLVIPEVNEQAKEALDFSMDSPNPAKDGKYDGSGLPCEAWWKRRAASLYSHAKETNAFWSIFVAAAVMGLVILGQRWQQERWRALQLKWQASINEKSGRMLGPISRLKDVIVGGDRRGSLIGGSPLSEN